Proteins from a single region of Chlorocebus sabaeus isolate Y175 chromosome 7, mChlSab1.0.hap1, whole genome shotgun sequence:
- the LOC103236405 gene encoding LOW QUALITY PROTEIN: uncharacterized protein C11orf24-like (The sequence of the model RefSeq protein was modified relative to this genomic sequence to represent the inferred CDS: deleted 2 bases in 1 codon; substituted 1 base at 1 genomic stop codon), which translates to MWTALVVIWIFSLSLSESHAASNDPRNFVPNKMWNGLVKRNASVETVDNKTSEQXNFCLTTAATSPVTLTKGTSAAHLNSTEVKTEHTSRTDLSEPATSGSAADGAASSAPTTAASSTTAASSAPTTVASYDCGLSTTVASSAPMTAASSTTAASNAPTTAASSTTAASHAPTTAASSTPATLVPVTPISTSATATGHPSLSTALAQVPNSSTVPRTATLATLATHAQTVATTANTGSPMSTRPSPSKHMPSDTTASPAAPTRPQAQGLISQVSVDQPVVNTTPEPTPNLTVVTTTKAQAKEPTASPVPVPHTSRIPEVEATSPTTQPSPTPYTQRAAGPGTPQAPEQVATEATPGTDSTGPTPRSSGGPKMLAMDSCQPSTQGQYLVVTTEPLTQAKTILLVVLLLGVTLFITVLVLFALQACESYTKKDYTQEDYLINEMYVDSEM; encoded by the exons ATGTGGACAGCTCTTGTGGTCATTTGGATTTTCTCCTTGTCCTTATCGGAAAGTCATGCAGCATCCAACGATCCACGCAACTTTGTCCCTAACAAAATGTGGAATGGATTAGTCAAGAGGAATGCATCTGTGGAAACAGTTGATAATAAAACGTCGGAGCAATAAAACTTCTGCCTAACCACGGCAGCAACTTCTCCTGTCACGTTGACCAAAGGGACTTCGGCAGCCCACCTCAACTCTACGGAAGTCAAAACAGAGCACACAAGCAGGACAGACTTGAGTGAACCAGCAACTTCAGGAAGTGCAGCTGATGGTGCGGCCTCCAGTGCTCCCACGACTGCGGCCTCCAGTACGACTGCGGCCTCCAGTGCTCCCACGACTGTGGCCTCC TACGACTGCGGCCTCAGTACGACTGTGGCCTCCAGTGCTCCCATGACTGCGGCCTCCAGTACGACTGCAGCCTCCAATGCTCCCACGACTGCCGCCTCCAGTACGACTGCAGCCTCCCATGCTCCCACGACTGCAGCCTCCAGCACTCCCGCGACACTGGTACCCGTCACGCCCATATCCACATCCGCTACTGCCACTGGGCATCCATCTCTCAGCACAGCCCTGGCACAAGTGCCAAATAGCAGCACGGTGCCAAGAACAGCAACCCTGGCCACGTTGGCCACACATGCTCAGACTGTGGCCACCACAGCAAACACGGGCAGCCCCATGAGCACTCGGCCAAGTCCTTCCAAGCACATGCCCAGTGACACCACGGCAAGCCCTGCAGCCCCTACGCGTCCCCAAGCACAAGGTCTCATTAGCCAGGTGTCAGTGGACCAGCCTGTGGTTAACACAACCCCAGAGCCCACCCCCAACCTCACAGTGGTGACCACCACCAAGGCACAAGCCAAGGAGCCAACTGCCAGCCCAGTGCCAGTGCCTCACACCAGCCGAATCCCTGAGGTGGAGGCCACGTCCCCCACGACACAGCCAAGCCCCACGCCATACACCCAGAGAGCCGCTGGGCCAGGCACACCCCAGGCACCGGAACAGGTAGCGACTGAAGCCACACCAGGTACTGATTCCACTGGGCCAACACCCAGGAGCTCAGGGGGCCCTAAGATGCTAGCCATGGACTCCTGCCAGCCCAGCACCCAAGGCCAGTACCTGGTGGTCACCACCGAGCCCCTCACCCAGGCCAAAACTATCCTCCTGGTGGTGCTGTTACTCGGGGTGACCCTTTTCATCACAGTCTTGGTTTTGTTTGCCCTGCAGGCCTGTGAGAGCTACACGAAGAAGGACTACACCCAGGAGGACTACTTAATCAATGAGATGTATGTGGACTCGGAAATgtga